GTTTTGCATGGAGCGAGCGCGATACCAGATGATGTGAGGAAATCTTATTTGGACGCTGGAGGCGATTTGAAAGGTTCTAAGGGCGTGCCTTTTGAATTTTTACAAGAATCTATAAAAGGGGGGATCAATAAGGTCAATACCGACACGGACTTAAGGATCGCTTTCATCGCAGAAGTGCGCAAGGTGGCTAATGAAGATAAGAGCCAATTTGATTTGAGGAAGTTTTTTTCTCCGGCCCAATTAGCGCTTAAAAATGTGGTCAAAGAGCGCATGAAACTTTTGGGCAGCGCTAATAAAATTTAACCAACAAGGAAAGAATGTAACATGGCAATTGGGATGAGCGAGCTCAAAAAGGGCTTGAAAATTGAATTGGGCGGTGTGCCTTATAGGATCGTAGAATACCAGCATGTCAAGCCCGGCAAGGGTGCGGCTTTTGTGCGCGCGAAAATCAAGTCGTTTTTGGACGGCAAGGTGATTGAGAAGACTTTCCATGCTGGGGACAAGTGCGAAGAGCCTAATCTAGTTGAAAAAACGATGCAATACCTTTATCATGATGGCGATACATACCAATTCATGGATATAGAGAGCTATGAGCAAATCGCTTTAAACGACTCTCAAGTGGGCGAGGCTTCTAAGTGGATGCTAGACGGCATGCAAGTGCAGGTTTTATTGCATAATGACAAGGCGATTTCAGTGGATGTGCCGCAAGTTGTGGCTTTAAAGATTGTAGAAACAGCCCCTAATTTTAAGGGCGATACTTCAAGCGCGAGCAAAAAGCCAGCGACTTTAGAAACCGGTGCGGTCGTGCAAGTGCCTTTCCATGTTTTAGAGGGTGAGGTAATTAAAGTCAATACGGAAACAGAAGAGTATCTTGAAAAGGTGAAGTGAGACTATCTTTTTATTGAGTTAGCGTTTTTAGACACAGCTTTTTTATCATAAGGGGTGTTTCAGCCCCTTTTTGGGCTTTGTTTAATGAGCTTTATTTAGAGCGTGTGTGGAATCTGTGATTAAAAATTATTTAGGATTTCTTTTCTCTGTTCTCGTTTGGAATTGATTATTATAAAATATAAAAAATGCTTTAGTATTTTTTACAATCTAAAAAGAGATTGATTTAGCCAAGCGGATAACCTCTTAAAAAGCATTCTTTGGGGGTTAGGGGGATAAAAGAGGAAGAATTTTATTACCCCATTTAAAAGAGTGTGAGCTTAGACATAAGGACTTGCACCAAGTTTTATTGAAATAGATACAAAAATCCACTTAAATTGTTTTGACCCAATTTATTTTGCTACAATCATACTAAAAGCAAAAGATAGTTGGCGGATAAAATGAAACAAGAAATAAAATATCAAACAGACTTTATAATACCATAGATGGCGTTAAGAGTTTAAATGAGCAAATATAATTGCATAGATTTATTTAGTGGGGCTGGCGGTTTATCATTGGGCTTTGCGAATACAAATAGATTTAATATTTTAGCCCACATTGAGTGGGAAAAACCTATGGTTACTACACTGAGAAACGCTTTAATCAAACGCTTTAAGATCAGTGAAAAAGAAACAAAAAAAAGAGTTATTAAATTTGATATTCAAAAAACTGATGAATTGATAAATGGCTCTTGGAGTGATGAAACTCTTAAAATTTATGGATCTGATAATGATGAAAGCGTTAGCCAATTTGGGCTAAATGGCGTAATTAGTGGTAAAAAAATAGATGTTATCTTTGGCGGTCCTCCTTGTCAAGCTTATTCCCTTGCGGGTAGAGCGCAAGATAAACACTCTATGAAATATGATTATAGGAATTATCTTTTTGAAAGTTTTGTTAAAATAGTTGATTATTACCAACCACAATGTTTTGTGTTTGAAAACGTTCCTGGCATGCTTAGCGCAAAACCGGGTAATCAATTTGTAAAAGACAGGATTTATGAAGCTTTTTCAAAAATAGGGTATGAAATTAAAAAACCAAATGAAATGAAAGAGATAGTCTATTCCAGCGATGATTATGAAGTCCTACAAACCAGAAAACGAGTGATCGTATTTGGCGTTCGCAAAGACAATAAAGAGCGGTTATTCAAATTTTATCAAAATCTAGACAATCTCAAATCAAAAAACCCACCGCTTAGCGTTAAAGACGCTATTGGCCATTTACCCAAGTTTAGACCACTCAAAACGCCCTTAAAAATCAACAATAAAAACATTTCTCACGAACTTATTGGCGCAAATAATTTGGCACAAAATTTTCCACGATATAATAATTTACGAGATTTAAAAGCGATGAAATTTTGGATTGAAAACAACATGAATAACGCTCCCGCAAAAGAAAAGCTTGACTTTTACACTAAGATTACAGGAAAAGTCTCAAACCATAACAAATACAGGAATTTAGAATGGGATAAACCATCGCCAACCTTAGTGGCGCATTTGCAAAAAGATGGTTTTATGTTTATACACCCAGAAGCCGATCAGAGCCGCTCAATCACCATAAGAGAAGCAGCGATTTTACAGACTTTTCCTAATGATTTTGAATTTATCGGATCGCAAGCGGCTTGTTTTAAAATGATAGGCAATGCAGTGCCAATTAATTTTGCCAAAAATATAGCCCTAGCAGTGGCAAAGGTCTTAGATGAAAAAAACTAATATAAATATTTTAGTAGCTTGTGAAGAAAGCCAAAGGGTGTGCAATGAATTTAGAAAGCTTGGTTTCAACGCTTATAGTTGTGATTTATTAGAATGTAGTGGCGGGCATCCTGAGTGGCATTTTAATTGCGATGTTTTTGAAGTGATTGGAAATAAAGGCGGTGTTTTGCAAAATGGCAAACATGCAAAAGTTTCGCAATGGGATATGATGATAGCGCACCCGCCTTGCACCTTTTTAGCTGTTAGTGGAGCGAAGTGGTATTACCACCCTAAAGATAAAGATTTGCCCATAGAACAAAAAAGACCCCACCCCAAATTCCCCAACCGTGCAAAAGACAGAGAAGAAGCTTCAAAATTCTTTATGGATTTAGTGGAAGCAAAAATCCCTTATATTGCAATAGAAAACCCCATTGGCATAATGAATACAAGATACAAAAAGCCCAATCAAATAGTCCAACCTTACCACTTTGGCGATAGTGCATCAAAAAAGACTTGTTTGTGGCTTAAAAACTTACCACCCTTAAAATATACAAATATCGTTGATCCTGGCGAGTTTATAGAATTTAAAAGCGGTAAAAAAATAGCAAAATGGTATAGCGATGGACTGACTAAAACAAAATCAGCCAAAGAGCGTCAAATTTGGAGGAGTAAAACATTTCCAGGATTTGCAAAGGCGATGGCAGAGCAGTGGGGGGAGTTTGTAAAAAATGAGATGTTTAAAAAGGTGAAAAATGAAAGTTTATTTGAGGAAAATTGATAATCAATGCATCAACAAACAAATTAGTATTACAAGAGGTATTTTAGAGCATTTTTTTGATAACGCCAACAACCAAGATGAAATAGATGTGAGTGGTATCTTGTCTGATTATAACGATAAAGTGAGCATTCTCTTAGCAACAGATCCCAGACTTGGTGGAGGAATTAAGAGAATCATTAATGCAGAAGTTGACAAAATAAAAGAAAACCGATTGGATTATGAATTAAAAATTGATGATATTCTGCTTTTTACTCACATATCTTATAAAAATACACATTAGAAATCATTTTACCCACTGATACAAGATACAATGTCTTAAACGGCTTAATCAGTAATAGCAGGCATTTATTGGTTTTTAGCGAGAATGAAACGAGTTCTTTAGATGATAGTAGAATAGATGAAAGCGTTAGAATAGATGGGGGAAAAAATATCATCCTTTATGGTGTTCCTGGCAGCGGCAAAAGTTATACTTTACGAAGAGATTATTGCAATGATAATAGCGTGGTAGAAAAGATAGTGTTCCACCCTGATTATTCTTATAGCGATTTTGTGGGACAGATTATGCCAAGTGTGGATGATAGCGGTATAGTCAGTTATAAATTTTTAGCTGGACCTTTTACAAACATCCTAAAAAAAGCGTATCATAACCCACAAACTAAACATGTTCTGGTGATTGATGAAATAAATCGTGGTAATGCACCTGCCATATTTGGAGAAATTTTTCAACTTCTTGACAGACTAAAACATGACAAAGATGGCTTTAAAAAAGGCTCTAGTGAGTATGCTATCAATAATACGGATATTGCAAATATTGTCCATAACGATAAAAATGCAAGTATAAGAATCCCGTCAAATTTATGGATAGTCGCTACAATGAATACGAGCGATCAAAATGTATTCACACTAGATACTGCTTTTCAGCGCAGATTTTCTATGCAACTCATTGAAAATTCCTTTGAAAATGTTGATGATGATTTTAAAAATATGAAAATTTTAGATACTGATATAACTTGGCAAAAATTTTGCACCACCATCAATGAAAAAATAGCTCAAAATAACGAGGGGCTGAGTTCTATGGAAGATAAGCGATTTGGCGTTTATTTTGTAAGTATTGATGATCTAAAGAGCAAAGAAAATTTTGCACATAAAGTTATAAAATACCTTTGGGACGATGTCTTTAAATTTGATAGAAATATAATATTTAACACTATAAAATTTAATACGCTTGAAGCTGTTGTAAAGAATTTTACCAGAGAAAAAGGTAGAACCCAATTTGATATTTTTAGCGATGATATAAAAGAACTTTTATTCAATGTTTAATTTAAAAGAGCGCTGTTTTACAGACAATGAACTGAACGACAATTTTGTAGGTATTAGAAGCATCAATAATGACTTGCAAATTTGTTTCCCACTAGGATTTGATATAAGCGATGATAAAAACATTAGAGTAGATGTAAAAAAGCTTGTTTCTATTCTTTTAGAATACAATAAAACAATTGTATGTGAAAATTTGTTAAATAATAAAAATGAGATTATAAGATCAAATTTTCCACTCATAGCGTATAAAAATGTCATAGAATATTTTTTATCGCATGGTTATTATATAGAAAATAAGAGCTATTATGAAAATAACGCAAAAGGCAGGATAAATTTTTCCAAAACGATGAAGAAAAATAGGCCCATTATTCAAACTTTTAACAATAAAAACTCTTTTGTTTATACTCGTTTTCAAGTTAAAAAGGAAATGATTTAATGAAAATGAATTGATAACAGCTATAAACAAATATTGTGTGCATGAAGCGTTTTCTAAATTTGGCTTTGTGTTTAGCTCGTTTATGCCATCAAAATTTAACCTACCCACTGATAAAAATTATTGCATTTATCTGCTTGAAAACAAGCTAAACAACACCTTTAATGATGACAAGAAAATCCTTTTTCAATCTATGAAAAATATTCTTTTACAAGATGATAATATTTTGGATAAGACTGATTTTAAATTTGGAACATATCATTTTTATGTTGTTTGGGAAAGAATGATAGACAAGGCATTTGGTATAAAAAATAAAGAAGTTTATTTTCCTAAAACAAAATGGAATTTGCGGCGTTCTAATCAAAACCCTGATTATTCATTGCAACCAGATAGCATCATGCTGTTTGGCGATAAAATTTACATATTAGATGCAAAATATTATAAATATGGCATAAGTGGGGTTGCAAGCGATTTGCCTAGTAGCACATCCATCATAAAACAGATTGTTTATGGCGAATATGCGGCAAAACGAGAAACAAAAAAAGAGATTTACAATGTCTTTTTAATGCCCTTTAACAGATTTAACAATCCGCTAAAATTGGGTAATATTCTTGAAAATATAGGTTTTGCAAATGGAGAGTGGAGAGACAATCTAAAGCAATATGAAAATATACAAGGAATTTTAATGGACACTAAATTTTTAATGCAAAATTATAACAAGAAATCCAATGATCTTTTAAAATTACTAGCAAAAAATGTGGAAGAAACTAAAATATGATTTTAAATTTTAATCAAAAATCAAATCTAAAACCACAAAACAAAATTAAAAACCCCATTTTTTAATCAAAACGAACCTACAATGAGTGTTCTATATCATCAGCGTTTAAAGGGGTGTTGGCTTTTAAGAATTTTGATGCCTTTTGGCCTAAAATTTCTTTATAAAATTTAGGGTGTAAGCCAAGGTTGGGGCGTAAGGCTTTGATATTGTTTTCAGTCAATGCTTCGCCTTTTTGAATATCCTTAATGACAAATAAAGAACGCGCAAAAAATCTTCGCTCCTCTAAAGTCTTTGGATTGATTTTAGGCTCTTCTTCGCCCAAGGCTAAAACGCTTTGTTTGATGGCTTCAACCATGCTTTTAAATTCGTTAAAATCCATGCTAAAAGCGCTGTCTGGGGTTTGTAAGGATTTGTTTAAAATGAAATGCTTTTCTATCATGCTCGCTCCTAAAGTGGTGGCTAAAATGGGGCAAAGAGAGCCAATCGTGTGATCGCTCAAGCCAAATTTAACGCCAAAGGTTTCGCCTAATTTAACCATGCTCAATAAGTTAGCGTCTTCTATTTGGCTGGGATAAGCGCTCACGCATTTTAAAAGGGTGATGTCAAAATTATTCACGCCTTTGCACAACGAGATAGCGTCTTGCAATTCGGTATGTGTAGCGATACCGCTAGAAAGGATAATGGGCTTTTGTGTGCGAGCGGACTTTTCAATCAAATCTAAATCAACGATTTCAAAACTAGCGATCTTATACATGGGGCAATTCAGGCTCTCTAAAAGCTCTAAAGCTTTTGAGCTAAAAGGCGAGCTAAAAATGCCTAAATCAAGCTTTTTAGCCAACTCAAACAATTCCGCATGCCACTCTAGGGGGGTAGAAGCCTTTTGATACAATTCATACAGATTTTCTTTATCCCATAAAGTGCCTTGAATGATGAAAGGATCTTCTTTGGAGTTTAAAGTCATGCAGCTTGGCGTGTAGGTTTGGAGCTTGACAAAATCCGCGCCGCTTTCCTTAATGGCATGAAGGCTTTCTTTGGCTAGGTTTAGATCCTGGTTATGGTTAGCGCTCAATTCAGCGACAATTTTAGGGCGTTGTAACATTTCTTATTTTTCCTTAATCAAAACTTCTTTTTCTAGGCGATAGACTTGAGAGCAAGTGAAGGCTAAATGCTCATCATGCGTGGCTAAAACTAACGCCCCTTCGTTTTCTGCAATGTAATTTTGCAGCATGCTGATGACTTGATTAGCGCTAATGGTGTCTAAATTCCCGGTGGGTTCATCAGCGATAATGATTTTGGGTTTTTTAGAAAGCACTCTGGCGATGCTTAAGCGTTGTTGTTGGCCGCCGCTCAATTCACCCACGCCTTGTTTTAGGGTGTGGGCTATGCCTAATTGTTCTAAAAGGGAATGATTTATTTCTTGCTTGGCTAGGATGGAAGCGACTTGCAAGTTTTCTAAAGCGCTAAAACCCTTAAAAAGGTAATGCGATTGGAAGACTATGCCCACTTTTAAGCGTCGTAATTCCAAAAGTTTTTTGGAATTTAAGGCATAAATATCCTGGTGCTCTAACAAACTAACTGTCCCGCTATCCGGTTTTAGCATGGTGGCCAAATGGCTTAAAAGCGTGCTTTTACCGCTCCCGCTCACGCCTAAAATCGCTAGGCTTTCTTTGGGTTTAATGCACAAATTCACGCCATTATAAAGAGGTTTTTCAAAAGCATGAGAAATACCAGTCGCTTTAATCATGATCGTTTCCTAAAAAGAATATCGCCCAATAAGCTAGGGCTTAAAATGTAAGAAGTTGAAAAATTCGCACTGTGCAAAATGATTTTATCATAACGCCTTGCATAGTATTTTAAAAGCGTTCTTTGTAAGGTGGGTTCAATGCTTGGGCTAAACCATGCGTTATTGCTCATCACGATAAAAATTTTTGAAGGGCTGTTTGAATAAGCGGGTTTGGAAGTGCCTTCATAGCAAATCAAGGGGCGAAAAGTGAAATCGTCTAATGTAAAATCGCTGAAATGGGGAGCGTTGCGGTATAAATAAGCGCTCTCGCCAAAAAAGAGCTTTTCAAGGGGTTTTTGAAGAAACTTGGGTAAAGGCATTATCTCGCCAAAGGGGGCTAAGATCACTTTATCAGCGATCTGAACGCTTTTTTTAGAAAATAAAAACGAGCTGTTATAAAGGCTATAGCCTTGAGCGCGCAATGTCCCTATTAAAATAGCAATATTATCGCTTAAATCTTCTAACTTCGCTTTAAAAGGGGAGTTTTCTAAAGCGATGGGGTAGGCGGTCTCTGGAAAAACAATCAGGGTTTTTTGCTTGCTTTGAGCGAGTTTGATTTCTTTAAGGATGTTGTTTTCAATATTGTTAAGGTAGTTTGAATCAAATTTCAAATCTTGGGGCGTTCTTGTAGAGACTAATTCAACATTTCCAACCTCTGTTAAATCGCTTGTTTTAAAAAAATGAAAATCCAACGCGCCAAGCAGCAATAAAACCCCTATCATTCTGTATTTTTTAAGATTTTGAGCGCTCAAAAAAATGCAAGCTAAAAAAATAAGCCCTAAAGATAATTTATCCACCCTAAACACGCTATAAGAAAAAAAGCTATCCGGGACTAACCAATCAAATCCAAAAGGGTGGATAAAACTAGAGCCTAAAAAACTCAAAAGCCTGAAGTAGGGGTTTTCAAAATAGAGCAACAAATAAAATAAAACCCCATAAACTAACGCTACTAAAACAATGATTAAGGGCAATAAATAAGTGAAATCCGAATAGCGAAAGCTTAAAGCGCACCAGTAAAACAATAACGCCCCCACGAAAAAACCCAAAGCAAAAGCGCTGTTTCTAGGGGTTTTTAAAAACGCTAGCATGCTTAAAGGGGCTAGTAGGCTTGTGAGCATGATAGAAATATAAGGGTTTTCAACCACATAAGCGTCTAAAACAGCGTTCGCATACGCACTTGAAACAAACATGCATGCCAATAAAAAAGCGTTTTGATTGAACAGAATAAGACGCATGGCTAGATTTTGAAACCTTGAGATTGTTTTAGTGTATTATAGCTATATTTTAATTTAAGAATTTTAGATTGATTTTTTTAAGGGTAGTTTTTTTTAAGTTGTGTTATTATTTTCAAATTTCAAGTCTAAAGAGCGTGAATTGGCATGATTTAAGAGTAATGGGTGTTTGTTTTAAGACGCTATGACTATCTTTATGCGAGATATATGAGAGAAAGGTTTGGGTTTAGGGTTTGAATTATATTGATTTGGCGTTACTTGTGGTGGTGGTAGCTTTTGGGATTAGGGGATTTTATCATGGCTTCGTGAGTGAAGTGGCGGGGACTTTAGGGATTGTGCTTGGCGTGTATTTAGCGTCTCGCTATTCTGTGGCTGTTGGGAATTTATTTTCAGAGCATTTGTATGATTTAAGAAATGAAACCATGACGAATCTCATCGGTTTTTTATTGGTGTTAGCGTCTATTTGGGTGTTTTTTTTAGCTTTTGGAGTGTTGCTAGGCAAGGTGTTAGTCTTTAGCGGATTAGGCATTATAGACAAAGCGTTAGGGTTTATTTTCTCATGTTTAAAGACTTTTTTAGTGCTTTCTTTCATCCTTTATGCACTCTCTAAAATGGAAGTCATGAAAGACGCTAACGCCTATTTGCAAGAAAAAAGTGCTTTTTTTTCTACCATGAAAAGCATCGCCAGTAAGATCATGCGCCTTGATGGCGTCAAACATGTGGAGAAAAACCTTAAAGACAACCTTGAAGAAATGAGCGATGAAGTCAAAAATAAAGAATCTTTTAATAAAAATAAACAATCTTTTGATAAAGCGATGGATAAGGGCGTGGAATCTTTAAAAGAAAAGGCTAAAGATTTGCCTAAAAACATGCTAGATCCAAAAGCTAACCAAACCCCACCAAACCCCACCCCATCTAATAAAGAACCCCTATAAAGGCATCACATGTTTTCTAACCAATACATCCAACAACGCATCCATAAAGCCAATAGCTTGAGAGAAGAAGGGAAAAACCCTTATAAAAATGGCTTGAAACGAAGCCTCACCAACGCTGCTTTTTTAGAAAAATACGCTTATGTTAAGGGTTTAGAAGAGCCTAAAGACAAAGAAAAACACGAAAGTATTGTAGGGAGGGTCAAGCTCTTGCGTTTAATGGGTAAGGCATGTTTTATTAAAGTTGAAGATGAAAGCGCGATTTTGCAAGCTTATGTTTCGCAAAATGAATTGAACGATGAATTTAAAAGCTTGAAAAAGCATTTGGAAGTGGGCGATATTGTGTTGGTGAAAGGCTTCCCTTTTGCTACCAAAACCGGTGAATTAAGCGTTCATGCCCTAGAATTTCATATTTTAAGCAAAACCATTGTGCCTTTACCTGAAAAATTTCATGGATTAAGCGATATAGAATTGCGTTACCGCCAGCGCTATTTGGATTTGATCGTCAATCCTAGCGTTAAAGATGTGTTTAAAAAGCGCAGTTTGATCGTCTCTAGCGTGCGGAAATTTTTTGAAATGGAAGGGTTTTTAGAAGTGGAAACCCCTATGATGCACCCCATTCCTGGCGGGGCGAACGCAAGGCCTTTCATCACTTATCATAACGCCTTAGAAATTGAAAGGTATTTGAGAATCGCCCCAGAATTATACCTTAAACGCTTGATTGTAGGGGGGTTTGAGGCGGTGTTTGAAATCAATCGTAATTTCAGGAATGAGGGCATGGATCACAGCCATAACCCCGAATTCACGATGATTGAGTTTTACTGGGCGTATCACACTTATGAAGATTTGATTGAACTCAGTAAGAGGTTGTTTGACTACTTGCTAAAGACTTTAAATTTAGATTCAAAAATCATTTACAACGATATGGAAGTGGATTTCAACCAAACGAGCGTGATTTCTTATTTGGACGCTTTAGAAACAATAGGGGGCATTAGTAAGGGCATTTTAGAAAAAGAAGACAGGCTTTTGGCTTATTTATTAGAGCAAGGCATCAAAGTAGAGCCAAACCTCACTCATGGCAAGTTACTCGCTGAAGCGTTTGATCATTTTGTAGAGCATAAGCTCATTAACCCCACTTTTGTAACCCAATACCCTATTGAGATTAGCCCCTTAGCCAGACGCAACGATAGTAACCCTAATATTGCTGACAGGTTTGAATTGTTTATTGCAGGGAAAGAAATCGCTAACGGCTTTAGCGAGTTGAACGATCCTTTAGATCAATTAGAACGCTTTAAAAATCAAGTGGCTGAAAAAGAAAAAGGCGATGAAGAAGCCCAATACATGGATGAAGATTATGTGTGGGCGTTAGCCCATGGAATGCCCCCCACTGCAGGGCAAGGCATAGGCATTGATAGATTAGTGATGCTACTCACTGGAGCTAAAAGCATTAAAGATGTGATTTTATTCCCAGCGATGCGTCCTGTTAAAAACGATTTTAATGTGGAGAGTGAAGAATAATGGCGTATTTTTTAGAACAAACGGATAGTGAAATTTTTGAGCTTATCTTTGAAGAATACAAGAGGCAAAACGAGCATTTAGAAATGATAGCGAGCGAGAATTACACTTTTGCAAGCGTTATGGAGGCTATGGGGAGTGTTTTAACGAATAAATACGCTGAAGGCTATCCTAACAAGCGCTACTATGGAGGCTGTGAAGTGGTGGATAAAATAGAAAGCTTGGCCATAGAAAGGGCTAAAAAGCTTTTTAATTGCCAGTTCGCTAATGTGCAAGCGCACTCAGGCTCACAAGCCAATAACGCTGTCTATCACGCTCTTTTAAAGCCTTATGACAAGATTTTAGGCATGGATTTAAGCTGTGGAGGGCATTTAACGCATGGCGCTAAAGTGAGCTTAACCGGTAAGCATTATCAGAGCTTTTCTTATGGCGTGAATTTAGATGGCTATATTGATTATGAAGAGACGCTAAAAATCGCTCAAAGCGTTAAGCCAGAAATCATTGTGTGCGGGTTTTCAGCCTATCCAAGGGAGATTGATTTTAAGAAATTTAGAGAAATCGCTGATGAAGTGGGAGCGTTACTATTAGGCGATATAGCCCATGTGGCAGGGCTTGTGGTAACCGGTGAGCATGCCCATCCTTTCCCGCATTGCCATGTGGTTTCAAGCACCACTCATAAGACCTTAAGAGGGCCTAGAGGGGGGCTTATTTTAACCAATGATGAAGAGATAGCGGCCAAGATTGATAAAGCGATTTTTCCAGGGACTCAAGGTGGGCCTTTGATGCATGCAATTGCTGCTAAAGCGGTGGGGTTTAAAGAGAATCTAAAACCAGAATTTAAAGCTTATGCAAAATTGGTGAAATCTAACATGCAAGTTTTGGCTAAAGCGTTAAAAGAAAAAAACCACAAGTTAGTGAGTGGTGGCACTTCTAACCATTTGCTTTTAATGGATTTCTTGGATAAGCCTTATAGTGGGAAAGACGCTGATATTGCATTAGGGAATGCCGGGATCACCGTGAATAAAAACACCATTCCTGGCGAAACGCGCAGCCCTTTTGTAACGAGTGGGATAAGGATTGGATCAGCGGCATTGAGCGCAAGGGGCATGGGAGCTAAAGAATTTGAAATCATAGGGAATAAAATATCAGATATTTTGAATGATATTAATAATGTTAGTTTGCAATTGCATGTGAAAGAAGAATTGAAGGCCATGGCCAATCAATTCCCTGTGTACCACCAACCTATTTTTTAAGGGAGTCAAGATGACAGAAATGGAATTAAAGCTCATTAAGATAGACACAAGCCATTATTTTGAAAAAAAACCAGGCTTGGGGGAGAGGGTGGATTATGCGGGGCGTTGCTACTATAATAAATTCCAAAGAGTGAATGCCATGCTCACAAGCTCGCTCATTCAAAAGCATTTGAAAAGGGAGATAGAAATCGCACACAATCTCATCTTGCGTAACGATAAGGTGGAAAACATTGTGTTTGATTATAACGGGAGGAACCCGGAGCGTTTTTACCATAAGGCGCAGTTATTGCTTCGTGAGGAAGGTTTTATGAATTTTACCGCTTATAACACGAAAACGCCAGGGCATTTGCATTTGTATGTGCATAAGGGGCATACGGAATTAGGCGAGGGTGAAAGGTTGGTTAAAACTTTGTCCATGAAATTAGCACAAGGGTTGCCTAAAGAATGGAAGGTATTCCCTAGCAATGAATGGCCTAAGGAATTTAATATTTTAGCTTTACCTTATGAAGTGTTTGCAAAAGAGCGCGGG
This is a stretch of genomic DNA from Helicobacter pylori. It encodes these proteins:
- the efp gene encoding elongation factor P, whose protein sequence is MAIGMSELKKGLKIELGGVPYRIVEYQHVKPGKGAAFVRAKIKSFLDGKVIEKTFHAGDKCEEPNLVEKTMQYLYHDGDTYQFMDIESYEQIALNDSQVGEASKWMLDGMQVQVLLHNDKAISVDVPQVVALKIVETAPNFKGDTSSASKKPATLETGAVVQVPFHVLEGEVIKVNTETEEYLEKVK
- a CDS encoding DNA cytosine methyltransferase, which encodes MSKYNCIDLFSGAGGLSLGFANTNRFNILAHIEWEKPMVTTLRNALIKRFKISEKETKKRVIKFDIQKTDELINGSWSDETLKIYGSDNDESVSQFGLNGVISGKKIDVIFGGPPCQAYSLAGRAQDKHSMKYDYRNYLFESFVKIVDYYQPQCFVFENVPGMLSAKPGNQFVKDRIYEAFSKIGYEIKKPNEMKEIVYSSDDYEVLQTRKRVIVFGVRKDNKERLFKFYQNLDNLKSKNPPLSVKDAIGHLPKFRPLKTPLKINNKNISHELIGANNLAQNFPRYNNLRDLKAMKFWIENNMNNAPAKEKLDFYTKITGKVSNHNKYRNLEWDKPSPTLVAHLQKDGFMFIHPEADQSRSITIREAAILQTFPNDFEFIGSQAACFKMIGNAVPINFAKNIALAVAKVLDEKN
- the pseI gene encoding pseudaminic acid synthase yields the protein MLQRPKIVAELSANHNQDLNLAKESLHAIKESGADFVKLQTYTPSCMTLNSKEDPFIIQGTLWDKENLYELYQKASTPLEWHAELFELAKKLDLGIFSSPFSSKALELLESLNCPMYKIASFEIVDLDLIEKSARTQKPIILSSGIATHTELQDAISLCKGVNNFDITLLKCVSAYPSQIEDANLLSMVKLGETFGVKFGLSDHTIGSLCPILATTLGASMIEKHFILNKSLQTPDSAFSMDFNEFKSMVEAIKQSVLALGEEEPKINPKTLEERRFFARSLFVIKDIQKGEALTENNIKALRPNLGLHPKFYKEILGQKASKFLKANTPLNADDIEHSL
- a CDS encoding ATP-binding cassette domain-containing protein, encoding MIKATGISHAFEKPLYNGVNLCIKPKESLAILGVSGSGKSTLLSHLATMLKPDSGTVSLLEHQDIYALNSKKLLELRRLKVGIVFQSHYLFKGFSALENLQVASILAKQEINHSLLEQLGIAHTLKQGVGELSGGQQQRLSIARVLSKKPKIIIADEPTGNLDTISANQVISMLQNYIAENEGALVLATHDEHLAFTCSQVYRLEKEVLIKEK
- a CDS encoding apolipoprotein N-acyltransferase, with the protein product MRLILFNQNAFLLACMFVSSAYANAVLDAYVVENPYISIMLTSLLAPLSMLAFLKTPRNSAFALGFFVGALLFYWCALSFRYSDFTYLLPLIIVLVALVYGVLFYLLLYFENPYFRLLSFLGSSFIHPFGFDWLVPDSFFSYSVFRVDKLSLGLIFLACIFLSAQNLKKYRMIGVLLLLGALDFHFFKTSDLTEVGNVELVSTRTPQDLKFDSNYLNNIENNILKEIKLAQSKQKTLIVFPETAYPIALENSPFKAKLEDLSDNIAILIGTLRAQGYSLYNSSFLFSKKSVQIADKVILAPFGEIMPLPKFLQKPLEKLFFGESAYLYRNAPHFSDFTLDDFTFRPLICYEGTSKPAYSNSPSKIFIVMSNNAWFSPSIEPTLQRTLLKYYARRYDKIILHSANFSTSYILSPSLLGDILFRKRS
- a CDS encoding CvpA family protein — protein: MNYIDLALLVVVVAFGIRGFYHGFVSEVAGTLGIVLGVYLASRYSVAVGNLFSEHLYDLRNETMTNLIGFLLVLASIWVFFLAFGVLLGKVLVFSGLGIIDKALGFIFSCLKTFLVLSFILYALSKMEVMKDANAYLQEKSAFFSTMKSIASKIMRLDGVKHVEKNLKDNLEEMSDEVKNKESFNKNKQSFDKAMDKGVESLKEKAKDLPKNMLDPKANQTPPNPTPSNKEPL
- the lysS gene encoding lysine--tRNA ligase; the protein is MFSNQYIQQRIHKANSLREEGKNPYKNGLKRSLTNAAFLEKYAYVKGLEEPKDKEKHESIVGRVKLLRLMGKACFIKVEDESAILQAYVSQNELNDEFKSLKKHLEVGDIVLVKGFPFATKTGELSVHALEFHILSKTIVPLPEKFHGLSDIELRYRQRYLDLIVNPSVKDVFKKRSLIVSSVRKFFEMEGFLEVETPMMHPIPGGANARPFITYHNALEIERYLRIAPELYLKRLIVGGFEAVFEINRNFRNEGMDHSHNPEFTMIEFYWAYHTYEDLIELSKRLFDYLLKTLNLDSKIIYNDMEVDFNQTSVISYLDALETIGGISKGILEKEDRLLAYLLEQGIKVEPNLTHGKLLAEAFDHFVEHKLINPTFVTQYPIEISPLARRNDSNPNIADRFELFIAGKEIANGFSELNDPLDQLERFKNQVAEKEKGDEEAQYMDEDYVWALAHGMPPTAGQGIGIDRLVMLLTGAKSIKDVILFPAMRPVKNDFNVESEE